One Spirochaeta africana DSM 8902 genomic window carries:
- a CDS encoding metallophosphoesterase family protein — MTHLIHCADLHLSRDEREYGEAVLREILGHARTTDALLLCGDTFDSYADLDALQGWFVELLQQELGDSGCRVLLLPGNHEYLRAPAGVSPTGESPFARRRWGPVEVLDERPLVHLPLGDGDVVAIPHREGYADYPAWEVPPRSGSWRIVMAHAAVAGLHYLGPEEEPDGGVLDPDLFRHCQADYAALGHIHRAADERHNGVRMVFPGSARVWRAHETGARQVMRLQAGDGGITAEPLVLQQAGQFRQLALAVAPDGSCELPAELPELQPQDWLQLELNGVIENEQDLEAQLPGLTARFPVRSVTVKRSGVLVLRGIRENPFVQRFEECWHARLRAASARSADGLPSLTRNTELLMRARTTALREIYAVLQDQT; from the coding sequence ATGACACACCTCATCCACTGCGCCGACCTCCACCTCTCCCGCGATGAGCGGGAGTACGGGGAGGCGGTGCTGCGCGAAATTCTCGGGCATGCCCGTACCACCGATGCCCTGCTGCTGTGCGGGGACACCTTCGACTCCTATGCCGATCTGGATGCCCTGCAGGGCTGGTTTGTCGAGCTGCTGCAGCAGGAGCTGGGGGACAGCGGCTGCCGGGTGCTGCTGCTGCCGGGGAATCACGAGTATCTGCGGGCCCCGGCCGGGGTATCCCCGACAGGCGAGAGCCCCTTTGCACGGCGCAGATGGGGGCCGGTAGAGGTGCTGGATGAACGCCCGCTGGTGCACCTGCCCCTGGGCGACGGGGATGTAGTGGCAATCCCCCACCGCGAGGGCTATGCCGACTACCCTGCCTGGGAGGTGCCGCCGCGCAGCGGCAGCTGGCGGATCGTGATGGCCCATGCGGCGGTTGCCGGGCTGCACTATCTGGGGCCGGAGGAGGAACCCGACGGCGGGGTGCTGGATCCGGACCTGTTCCGTCACTGCCAGGCCGACTACGCCGCCCTGGGGCACATCCACCGGGCTGCCGACGAACGGCACAACGGGGTGCGGATGGTGTTCCCGGGTTCGGCGCGGGTGTGGCGCGCCCACGAGACCGGTGCGCGGCAGGTAATGCGGCTGCAGGCCGGGGATGGCGGTATTACCGCCGAGCCGCTGGTGCTGCAGCAGGCCGGGCAGTTCCGGCAGCTGGCGCTGGCGGTGGCTCCGGACGGCAGCTGCGAGCTCCCGGCCGAGCTGCCCGAGCTGCAGCCGCAGGACTGGCTGCAGCTTGAACTGAACGGGGTGATAGAGAACGAGCAGGATCTGGAGGCGCAGCTGCCGGGGCTCACGGCGCGATTCCCGGTTCGTTCGGTAACGGTGAAGCGCAGCGGCGTGCTGGTTCTGCGCGGGATCCGCGAGAACCCGTTTGTGCAGCGCTTCGAGGAGTGCTGGCACGCGCGTCTGCGCGCAGCGAGCGCCCGGTCAGCCGATGGATTACCCTCACTCACCCGAAATACGGAACTGCTGATGCGTGCGCGGACCACGGCGCTGCGCGAGATCTATGCGGTGCTGCAGGATCAGACATGA
- a CDS encoding FecR family protein, with product MKTRRLILTVLGTALLLTGLGLSAEQRVVYVEGDPQLRRSSRNLQMHPGQDLRGGDSIRTGVADLVELQQGSGNTISIHPDTVFSVQEISVDGSTERQLTASRGAASFRFTQPGGSRRVGTATTAAGVRGTEFTMYAGADGSAFYVVQSGLVEVSSQGVAVEVAANQAVQVAPNQPPGEVIDWIGPAIDFSDWNRDRLDAFLEDPQGTIYSLTEQLVLFARQMEEELIAYEGARAQLEAAREELRGLSDEEASRYRSEVVTPYLVNTSNIYLNARYYAVSALSLRRHVAGSLYLQAKARALLEPDSVWHEYIEVDHDFFLQQFQNRILPLLEDDDI from the coding sequence ATGAAAACCCGTAGACTGATACTGACTGTACTGGGCACCGCACTGCTGCTGACCGGGCTGGGACTGTCCGCCGAGCAGCGGGTGGTGTATGTCGAAGGGGATCCGCAGCTGCGGCGCAGCTCGCGGAACCTGCAGATGCACCCCGGGCAGGATTTGCGCGGCGGCGACAGCATCCGCACCGGCGTCGCCGACCTGGTCGAGCTGCAGCAAGGCAGCGGCAACACCATCAGCATCCATCCCGACACCGTTTTCTCGGTACAGGAGATCTCGGTGGACGGCAGCACCGAGCGGCAGCTCACCGCCAGCCGCGGTGCAGCATCGTTCCGCTTTACCCAGCCCGGCGGCAGCCGCCGGGTCGGCACCGCCACCACCGCCGCCGGGGTGCGCGGCACCGAGTTCACGATGTATGCCGGGGCCGACGGATCGGCCTTCTATGTGGTCCAGTCCGGACTGGTAGAGGTCTCCAGCCAGGGGGTCGCGGTCGAGGTGGCCGCCAACCAGGCAGTCCAGGTAGCCCCCAACCAGCCCCCCGGCGAGGTAATCGACTGGATCGGCCCGGCGATCGACTTCTCCGACTGGAACCGCGATCGCCTGGACGCCTTTCTGGAGGATCCGCAGGGGACCATCTACAGCCTTACCGAGCAGCTGGTCCTGTTTGCCCGCCAGATGGAGGAGGAACTGATCGCCTACGAAGGCGCCCGCGCCCAGCTGGAGGCCGCCCGGGAGGAGCTGCGGGGGCTGTCCGATGAGGAGGCCAGCCGCTATCGCAGTGAGGTTGTCACACCATATCTGGTAAACACCTCGAACATCTACCTGAATGCCCGCTACTACGCGGTGTCGGCGCTCTCGCTGCGGCGGCATGTAGCCGGCAGCCTGTACCTGCAGGCCAAGGCCCGCGCCCTGCTGGAGCCGGACTCGGTATGGCATGAATATATCGAGGTGGATCACGACTTCTTTCTGCAGCAGTTCCAGAACCGCATTCTGCCGCTGCTGGAAGACGATGACATTTAG
- a CDS encoding methyl-accepting chemotaxis protein has protein sequence MGFISNISLRYKIILPVSIMVAVVFFAVGSVGITRITANTQQTANEYMEALSRAHANRAGRMLQEPLDAARTMAQMMSAYQDIPVQQRRTAFMSMLRGVIARNPEFIAVWSMWEPDVLDGLDADFAGLSEFGSDANGTFAPFLFRDAGEIVVEAPTAAQEYQEDFYRRPITDRNDYLTEPYYYEIDGEDVLMISLVSPVLVNGEAVGVVGIDITPSVLQRELEGVQLYETGFGRLISYGGIVVVHPFAERVGNVAPEWDAENTQDMLAALRDGEIFTEISYSIALQQDVTKSFVPIFIGGHQSPWVYGTVVETNEVFADVYAITRLIVIVMVIGLGVLLLVIFLIVSQLTRPLQAARDALKEVAGGQGDLTRSLQVRSQDEVGELSGFFNEFLQSLSSIIGSIRGSLDTLRQAGQGLSANMEETSSAIHQISSNIDGVKKQVVTQSDSVETVSSTVEQITGNIESLNRMIGEQGRSLEESAAAVEQMVASIQTVTSHVDANTKRFGQLEQASETGYQQMLNVTETIKQIAQKSQGLGDANQVINGIAAQTNLLAMNAAIEAAHAGEAGRGFAVVADEIRKLAENSAAQSRSIGNVLKSLQDMIEEVVQAVDASGHSFEDIREAVQTVTALQDNIRNAMDEQSNGSKSVLENIEGLRRITGEVASGSDEMAAGSTAILREIQDLVRISQEVAGSMDEMADGTAEISRAVQAVVKLAEQNTQGIAEVEQQTDRFTIS, from the coding sequence ATGGGATTCATCAGTAATATCAGTTTGCGGTACAAGATTATTCTACCGGTCAGCATAATGGTGGCAGTTGTGTTTTTTGCGGTAGGGTCGGTCGGGATTACCCGGATTACCGCCAACACCCAGCAGACTGCCAACGAGTATATGGAGGCACTGAGTCGGGCGCATGCCAATCGCGCGGGGCGCATGCTGCAGGAGCCGCTGGATGCAGCCCGTACTATGGCACAGATGATGAGTGCCTATCAGGATATTCCTGTTCAGCAACGACGAACAGCATTCATGAGTATGCTGCGTGGGGTCATCGCCCGGAATCCGGAGTTTATTGCAGTGTGGTCGATGTGGGAGCCTGATGTACTGGATGGGCTGGATGCCGATTTTGCCGGGCTTTCCGAGTTCGGCAGCGATGCCAATGGCACCTTTGCACCTTTCCTGTTTCGGGACGCCGGGGAGATTGTCGTTGAAGCCCCGACGGCAGCACAGGAATACCAGGAGGACTTTTATCGGCGCCCGATCACGGACCGAAACGATTATCTTACTGAACCGTACTATTACGAGATCGATGGTGAGGATGTACTGATGATTTCGCTGGTCTCTCCCGTTCTGGTAAACGGCGAGGCGGTCGGTGTGGTCGGTATCGACATAACCCCGTCGGTTTTACAGCGGGAGCTTGAGGGGGTGCAGCTGTACGAAACCGGGTTTGGTCGCCTTATTTCGTACGGGGGCATTGTTGTGGTTCATCCGTTCGCAGAAAGGGTTGGCAACGTTGCTCCCGAGTGGGATGCCGAAAACACCCAGGATATGCTGGCGGCATTACGGGACGGGGAGATATTCACCGAGATCAGCTACTCCATCGCCCTGCAACAGGATGTAACCAAATCTTTTGTACCGATTTTTATTGGCGGTCATCAATCTCCCTGGGTGTACGGTACTGTGGTAGAAACAAACGAAGTGTTTGCCGATGTATACGCCATTACCCGGCTTATTGTTATAGTAATGGTGATCGGACTTGGCGTGTTGCTGCTGGTGATTTTTCTGATTGTATCCCAGCTCACCAGGCCTTTGCAGGCTGCTCGGGATGCCCTGAAAGAAGTAGCAGGGGGGCAGGGTGATCTTACACGCAGCCTGCAGGTTCGTTCACAGGATGAGGTTGGCGAGCTTTCGGGCTTCTTTAACGAGTTTCTGCAGAGCCTCAGTTCAATAATTGGCAGTATTCGTGGTTCGCTCGATACCTTACGCCAGGCCGGCCAGGGTCTTTCGGCAAATATGGAAGAGACAAGCTCGGCGATACACCAGATCAGCAGCAACATCGATGGGGTCAAGAAACAGGTGGTTACCCAGTCCGATAGCGTAGAGACGGTATCCTCTACTGTTGAACAGATTACCGGCAATATTGAGAGTCTGAACCGCATGATCGGTGAGCAGGGACGCAGTCTGGAAGAAAGCGCTGCTGCGGTAGAACAGATGGTGGCAAGTATTCAGACCGTGACCAGCCATGTAGATGCCAATACCAAGCGGTTTGGGCAGCTGGAACAGGCGTCAGAAACCGGTTATCAGCAGATGTTGAACGTTACCGAAACGATCAAACAGATCGCGCAGAAATCACAGGGTCTGGGAGATGCAAACCAGGTTATAAATGGTATTGCTGCACAAACGAATCTGCTGGCTATGAACGCTGCTATCGAGGCAGCACATGCGGGCGAAGCCGGGCGTGGTTTTGCCGTTGTCGCTGATGAAATACGAAAACTTGCCGAAAATTCGGCAGCGCAATCACGTTCCATAGGAAACGTACTGAAGTCCTTGCAGGATATGATTGAGGAAGTGGTGCAGGCAGTAGATGCATCCGGGCATTCCTTTGAGGATATTCGCGAAGCGGTACAAACAGTTACGGCACTTCAGGACAATATTCGCAACGCAATGGATGAGCAGAGCAACGGCAGCAAAAGCGTGCTGGAGAACATAGAGGGGTTACGTCGTATTACCGGCGAGGTAGCGAGCGGGTCTGATGAAATGGCCGCTGGCAGTACGGCTATACTGCGGGAGATCCAGGATCTGGTAAGAATCTCGCAGGAGGTTGCCGGCAGTATGGATGAAATGGCTGATGGCACCGCAGAGATCAGTCGGGCTGTCCAGGCGGTGGTGAAGCTGGCAGAACAGAACACCCAGGGCATAGCTGAGGTAGAGCAGCAAACCGATCGGTTCACCATCAGTTGA
- a CDS encoding phosphoribosylaminoimidazolesuccinocarboxamide synthase, with the protein MELIYTGKTKDVYRQPDGSYLLRFKDDVTGTDGVFDPGANTVGLQIEGAGRAGLRLTQFFYEKINQAGIPTHFISANIENNEMTVHPARVFGHGVEVILRYRAVGSFRRRYGAYCSEGQPLDGYVEVTLKDDDRHDPLITESALEMLGIMTRREYAQLEDLTRRIGEIVRDELARKQLELYDIKFEFGRLGNDGRIGLIDEISGGNMRAYRHGSAVAPLELEQIMLS; encoded by the coding sequence ATGGAGCTTATCTACACCGGCAAAACCAAAGACGTCTATCGCCAGCCCGACGGCAGCTATCTGCTCAGGTTCAAGGACGATGTAACCGGCACCGACGGGGTGTTCGATCCCGGCGCCAACACCGTTGGACTGCAGATCGAGGGTGCCGGGCGGGCCGGACTGCGACTGACACAGTTCTTCTATGAAAAGATCAACCAGGCCGGCATCCCCACCCACTTTATCTCGGCCAACATCGAGAATAACGAGATGACCGTGCATCCGGCCAGGGTCTTCGGCCACGGGGTTGAGGTGATCCTGCGCTACCGGGCAGTCGGCAGCTTTCGCCGCCGCTACGGAGCCTACTGCAGCGAGGGGCAGCCCCTGGACGGCTATGTCGAGGTTACCCTGAAAGACGATGACCGCCATGACCCCCTGATCACCGAAAGCGCCCTGGAGATGCTTGGCATCATGACCCGCCGCGAGTATGCGCAGCTGGAGGATCTGACCCGCCGCATCGGCGAGATCGTACGCGACGAGCTTGCCCGCAAGCAGCTTGAGCTGTACGACATCAAATTCGAGTTCGGCCGCCTGGGCAACGACGGCCGCATCGGACTGATCGACGAAATCTCCGGCGGCAACATGCGCGCCTATCGCCACGGCAGCGCCGTCGCCCCGCTGGAGCTTGAGCAGATTATGCTGTCCTGA
- a CDS encoding CC0125/CC1285 family lipoprotein, translating into MKSLRTWGVRTLAALTALLYFSSCVTATVYQPQRSSGYGYQDRPMRERDTELGSWYQLTFTGNENTSRSNVETFFWARAGELALKNNYRYVVATNVREQRHREVEKFTESDSQGREYTRERVLTSYTYTGNVYVTNHPDSAPAGYTVFDARELYDKGQALNTSELNQAVVYTVLVGVVIVAAIGFGLANSDDDR; encoded by the coding sequence ATGAAATCGCTCCGAACCTGGGGGGTACGCACCCTGGCCGCCCTCACCGCCCTGCTGTATTTCAGCAGCTGTGTAACCGCAACCGTGTATCAACCCCAGCGCAGCTCGGGCTACGGCTATCAGGATCGCCCGATGCGCGAACGAGACACCGAGCTCGGTTCCTGGTACCAGCTTACCTTTACCGGCAACGAAAACACCAGCCGTTCCAATGTGGAAACCTTTTTCTGGGCACGCGCCGGGGAGCTGGCCCTGAAAAACAACTATCGCTATGTCGTCGCCACCAATGTACGTGAGCAGCGCCATCGTGAGGTGGAAAAATTCACCGAGAGCGACAGCCAGGGACGGGAATACACCCGCGAGCGGGTGCTGACCAGCTACACCTACACCGGCAACGTCTATGTGACCAACCACCCCGACTCTGCACCGGCCGGATACACGGTGTTCGATGCCCGGGAACTGTACGACAAGGGCCAGGCGCTGAACACCAGCGAACTGAACCAGGCTGTTGTCTACACCGTCCTGGTCGGGGTAGTTATTGTTGCCGCAATCGGATTCGGGCTGGCCAACAGCGACGACGACCGGTAG
- the def gene encoding peptide deformylase, producing MKNLVLLPDELLYQRSEPVENIDAEVRELAAEMLETMREARGIGLAGVQVGELRRLFVCQDEDEKPWVFINPSILETSLQEVKYEEGCLSIPGIYSDVKRPAVIKVQAWNERGRPFQVEADGMFARVILHEYDHLNGVLFLNHLSERKREKLLKQYSAQRG from the coding sequence ATGAAGAATTTAGTGTTGCTGCCGGATGAGCTGCTGTATCAGCGGTCCGAGCCGGTCGAGAATATCGATGCCGAGGTGCGCGAGCTGGCCGCCGAGATGCTGGAGACGATGCGCGAGGCGCGCGGGATCGGGCTGGCCGGGGTGCAGGTCGGCGAGCTGCGGCGGTTGTTTGTGTGCCAGGATGAGGACGAGAAGCCGTGGGTGTTTATCAATCCGAGTATCCTCGAGACGTCGCTGCAGGAGGTGAAGTACGAGGAGGGGTGTTTGAGCATCCCGGGCATCTATTCGGATGTAAAGCGGCCGGCGGTAATCAAGGTGCAGGCCTGGAATGAGCGGGGGCGGCCGTTCCAGGTGGAGGCGGACGGGATGTTCGCCCGGGTTATCCTGCATGAGTATGATCATCTGAACGGGGTGCTGTTTCTGAACCATCTCAGCGAGCGCAAGCGCGAGAAGCTGCTGAAGCAGTACAGCGCACAGCGGGGGTAG